TATTGTGGTCCAGAGGTGTCTCTTTTTGTTGGATCTTTTTTTCCCCCACACCTGTAAGAAGAGATGCCCCCACTCTTCCCGGGTCGGATCGACCAAGCCCTTTTTTGTGAGATGGCCATTTCCGCGTAGAGGTTGAACGGTTGCCCTTCAAACCCCATCCATCAGCTGTTTCCAGGCGTAGAAAACCCGGGTACCGCCGCGCCTTCTGGCAGCTGTCGGTGGGGTTGCTCTGTCTGTTGGTGGCAGGAGAAGCTTTCCCCCGGGACGAGCGTCAGGTGGCTTATGCCGTCAAGGCAGCCCTCATCTTCAAGCTGGCCAAATTTATCGACTGGCCAAAAAACGTGGTTCAGAGTGAGACCCTCCATTTTTGCCTGGTCGGACCTGATCGTTTCGGCACCTCTCTTAAAACCTTGGTACGTAAGCCGGTTAAGGGGATGCAGGTGATCAATCTGGGGGGGCGGGGGGAGGAAACGGGTCTGGATGGTTGCCAGATTGTTTTTTTCAGTGACGATAATCCAGAGAAGCAGCAGACGTTGCTTTTACAATATGGTCGCCACCCCATGATGACCATCAGTGATCAGCCCGGTTTTTTGCAACGGGGGGGGATGCTCTATCTGGGCCGTAAAGGCA
The sequence above is a segment of the Magnetococcales bacterium genome. Coding sequences within it:
- a CDS encoding YfiR family protein; amino-acid sequence: MPFKPHPSAVSRRRKPGYRRAFWQLSVGLLCLLVAGEAFPRDERQVAYAVKAALIFKLAKFIDWPKNVVQSETLHFCLVGPDRFGTSLKTLVRKPVKGMQVINLGGRGEETGLDGCQIVFFSDDNPEKQQTLLLQYGRHPMMTISDQPGFLQRGGMLYLGRKGKKMAITINRSAVQRSGLQVSALLFQLSLVVTDDLPGRDR